ACCCCTTTTACTTGCTAAGAAGTGCGTCTTACCACTGTAACACAATTCTTAGACCGATGCTTGtactatgtataaataaacttgTTTCTGATAGAATATTGATGAACAGAACTGTACCAGTTGTAAATTGTGTAAATTTCCACATTCACATTATAGCAGCAGTGGGGGTCAGATGTCTGTGCGGTAGACTGTATACATACTTTGTAATGTGACACTAGCGCCATGCGTAGTAGACGTATTGACGACGGAATTGGGAACTAATTTTAACGTCAGTGcgtcaaaaaataaaaatcgatGATTATTGAATAGGATTGTAGgttcttttttattcatacgATGACATTGCAAAAAGTTGAAGTGGTATTTCGAAAATGATGTAATGGGACCCTGGTATGCCATCGCTACCTCTAAGGCATCGCAATAGAGGCCTATTTAGCTCAGCCACTGGAGCCACTTACATATTCAATGGATAttgcaattaataaaatgaaaatatttgaaCGCAATAATCCAATATGGCTACTTTTACGTTTTAAATACGAAGAATTGAAATATTGACTATAACTGTGATGGGTACAAAAACGGGTATATGAcggatttatttatatctcaTTCTGTCGTATGTTTTCGTAGTTTATGCAAACGGAAATGTATTttcgggaaaatatttaattaatctgtcatctacatattttgtttctaGCAGATTAGATGTAAGAATACACATACTATTTTCGTTTGAATAGACTATCAAAACTTTTACTAGAGGGACAGGACGGTATCATACAAACTtgaatagtaaaaaaaagtcgCTAATTTTTGAAACAGGCCcagaaatattttgaattttattatagCACGAGACATACTTTATTCTTCGTACATTGTCTAATTACCAAttgttaagtaagtaaacgaaatcttatgaaattcacgtaaaatagttttttaaaagCAATTTGAATCgaatttatctttaaaaatcccacattcataatgaaaaataattaatggCATTTTAGACCGTCTCCTATTCAGATAAGgttcaaaattttaattgtacccttaaaatatatactcaAAACTAGAAAAACACTGGATGCATAAGAAATTTTAACCACCATATATTTCTGTTTTTGCCATACAATCTCAACCCTTGGCAGGTCAAATGCATTTGATCTTCATTAAACTCATAGTCAGTCATATCACTGACAATTTCTCACCCTAAATAGGGTGGTATTTTACCAATAAACTTCCCTAAAGCAGTTGTGGCCACATCCTGCATGAATCGTGgctatctacagggtgttgcaaaaagggaacttgaagaaacaaataaactttgttggtcacgtgatattttactatggagaatgtttttaggtttcggcttagttttCCCCCTTATTGtagcaccctgtatagccaAGTCATGATGTATTGGCTGTaatctatttaatatttgcATTTATTTCTAAAACAAATCCATTCCAATTGTTTATTCCAAATTGAACCATACGTCCTAGTTTATAATGTCTACTTTAACATGTTTTATTGTTGTGATTGGATCGCTTTATTAATACAAATGAAAATGACTCGTGTTTCGAAAGAAATTGGGTTTATTTTCGATAGTGATGGTATGTTTATCAAACTAAAGAATACATACAGACATTATTAACaatttttaatacaaataactttattatgattttactGACCTCAATAAAATATGCGATTCCAAATATCCTAACATACTTCACTAATACagaactaaaaaaaacaatttaagtaCTGAGAACTTGAATAATCTGTATATAAGTACAGGGTGGATATTACCATCAGATCCATATCCATGAGTCCAAATGTCTGAGAAAAAACtaacattttaaaagttttttttcgttGGTTCAGTCATAAGTGATATACTACTCTGTACACTTGACGTAATTTTGTACagtaaaataacattttaaaaataaaaaaaaacacgtcCCTTTTGTGTGAATGTTATTGTAGTTTTAAGCGTTTTCTTTCCATATACTGTcacaattatttaataattaattattgtattaaTAGAAACTAGGCATTAATCGTCattattactaaaattaagtagGAAGTTCGAATGTAGTTGGATTTAAAATTCGTATGATTGGCTGAATGGCAGTTTCCTTTGCATAAGTATAGACAATGTAGAGGAAaaatccgccattttgaatattCCTTCAAtgcaatattttgttaaaaacattgtcaattGCGGGTACATTAATTTTTAACTAAAAAGCCGTGTAATAATTGCGTCTTTTTTTAATGTAGAGAATTCGTGTTTATTAATAATCGTGTagtgtattttgtatttaatgtTCAAAAATTGTATTGCCATTTACGAAAAAGACTAATgtttgtataataatttttacgTATACacacttttattattaatattcttaatatgtaattatgttCAGTTTTGAGTTTTTAGACTATTTTAAAGTGAGATAGAGTTTTTAACATCTACGCACATTATTGTAACcatatgtttttgtttctgttcaaagtattgtttttttaaggaagaaaataaaattaattttaatttaaaattgtgtttgtgtatttttgatttccttatttattacatggtacttacttaattatatatcttttacatacatagttattataaCGCCTGAACTATTTAGCAAATTAAGTTATAGGTAAGGTAAGTTTTTTGGCAGTGGTCATACATATAAGTGATAGTTGATGGATTTGATAAAGAATACGGTTTCTACTGCTTACGGAATGTTAGCGTTGTCGGACACTACCAAGAGtttcaaaagtggtatactaagccaaaaagAGGCGATTTCAgggcctcaagtctgctaaTGAATGTCGGCTCAATGCTGTGTCGTCTGAATGGTTTTCCGACTTTAGGTATCTGTTTTCTCTTGGTTAGTGAGTCCCAGTAGTGAAATATGAAACACTTAACACTTGTTACTGTTTATTAAAGTTAGTTCTTTAAAAAAGATGCAATAAATGTTTCCTAAAACGCAGataatgaatacctacagtGCGAAACCCATGCTGCCGACACACAACTGTGCCGCCATTCTTTAGCAGACTTGGGGCCCAGGTGGTCTTCATGAACAATCGATTAGTATACTTTTGTAACAGCCTGTATAAGTATTCAACTGCttcaattacttatttataaaaccgGCCGGTAAGCTGAGCCAATGCGTTAACTATCTGTAcagattatattaataaggtgATCATTTTTACAGGAAATAAAACGGTGTCCAACCGAAAATCGTGttgattttttgtaaaaatccCTTAGCATTAGCACAATAGATTGGTTCAggtaaagaaaaaatatgaataaggCGGTCTACTCATAATGGAGTCCGCGCCACCACTGAATTCTAACGGCAAAAAGGGAACTTACCTTGCCTATCATACTCTCTGACATTGTAGGTCCTGGTTCACAAAGTCTAGATAATTGCTACCTGtctgtgggataaaatacaattacagAGAGTCACagcatataatatgtatgtatcatgtatattttatcccacaggtagccattatccagagaTTGTGAAACAGGTCCTTAGTTCTATGAGTCTAGCAACAGCATTGACATTATCGGACTTGAGTGGTGGCGTGGGctctacaggatgttgccaAATTCGACTTAGTATAAGTACCCTTTTAGCAATACCCTGTACCCTTAGCTTCGAACGTATTTATCTCGGCTCATCCAACgccacatcatcatcatcatcattcctCAGAACACTGAACTTGTAAGTGACCTCCTTGAGCAGGCCCGTCCGTAGCAGGAAGTCAATGAACgggcggcgccgcgcgcgctGTCGCGACCACGTTGAACGGACCCCTGGGGAGAGGGAAGAAGTTAGGAAGGTTGGCGGGAAGGTgggaagaaaaatattttgggaAATGGGAAATGCCTATGTTAACTactctaataacaataaatatgagAAATTAGGCGGGAAAAAGGGAAATGGTATAACTATGTCTGTGTAGATCTTGtgtaagtacacaacacactatttgtaaattttaacacATTTAGAAatcataggtacttaggtaaataCACACATGGtcatgactgtaatccccgaatgGGTAGTCACAGGTGACTCGTAAGCAAGCTACCCGTATTTCAGTGTTCAATTGTACTCATTCCTGTGAGAAAAAATAGCCTACAGCACTCAAGGTTTACagtgcatcaaaatattatcaaataaaaaggtaagtataaatattttgttcaagttTTCGAGAGGCTATGACCCCCGCTCTGGCTCGTACCTTGCTCAAAGGATTTCAATTGGTATACAACGTGGCAATGCTGCAAGTATAATACCTTTGAGCCAGGTACGATTCGGGGAGGGCTTTTGGACTGATTTCGATGACAATGTAGATTTATAACTTACTGATCGGCTCGAGCGGCCTGGTGCTGGTCTGTGGGCCGAACTCGTACAGCACTTGGAAGTCGGCGTGGTTGCCCAGCCGGAACCCGAACCCGACGCGCCCGTCGTTGCCTGAGACACAGGACACGTTAGGACGATGTACAGAAaagctagcacggggcgcaattaagacgtgacaaaagttttacaTCGCGCTAAGTCACATCGcacagcctcaagagcgagcgcgacggagaacttttgtcacgtcttaattgcgccccgtgctacctTCCGGGTGATACAAGAAGGGTCACCACAGACCTATATGACTAGATTCCCTAGTGTAATATTGAGCGTGTCAAAAGGttgatcataataatatgatcaTCTAGTCATAATATGGCATATGGCATCTAGTCTTATATGTCTGTAAGGGTCACACATGGCCATCCGACCTAATCTAGGCAGAACCTCtgatatgggtgtcggacagccgATGTATcttctacacagatacatacctacatattataccATTATAAACACATCacaaaaattgtattttacaattgtaggtactcaaattatttaaaattgtgtGTACTCGGGACTTGggtgtctttaaacaaatatctgccctggCCGGCGATCGAACTCGGCACTTTCGGCATAATAGTCAgcgtcactaaccactacgccattcggtcgtcgtaaGTATACCGTTTTTGTAACTAATATAGCACTCTACAGTGtgtataatatttcatttggTAAAGCATTTTACCTGGACAATTTCAGCACGGAATGGTGTGAGCAGGCCCAAGAAAGGGATAAGTGGAAAGTTCTATGAGAGACCTTTGAcaagcagtgggacactagaGGTTGAGgaaaaaataagcattttagCCAGATTTCTTGAGCAAGAAGGTTTCCGCTCAAATTATCCATCCGATAAACGTAACTATTaacgattcgccataaatacagtACGCGCGTAAGTAATGCCAATCAAGCTATCGACATcaagtttatcgacgtcgataacgtacccgtgtagcggccgcaggTACTAGGTACccatataaatttatctttACTTACCTTTAACAATTTTCGGTGCAAATCCATAAATGCCCACTAATGCTGTCGGTACATCCTCGGGAACAATCACCACTATTGATTCCACTGGGCAACCTACAAGttacaaatatacattttagGAAATCAATTCGTTgccataatttattttaaaagcgtTTTTAATAGTCGTATAGTAAGTAGGTCCTTAGTACACAAAATTTACTCAGCCCTTTTTAGCTTTTGTACAGTAAACAAAAGAGATAAATGAAAAAACTTACATTTTaggcaaataaaaacaaaaaccgtccaataatatttttttgccattttgACATAACTTTTCGAAAAACCAATAAGTAGAGCGAAGTGTGAATATTAGATTTTCTTCACTTTATAGCACTTTTCTTATAATCCTGGCACCCAATACAACGGAACACTATAGAATGTCGTGAATTATGAATTTAGTAAGCGATTGTTTAAAAgggaataaataaaacaataattctCACGTTAGttagataataatttacaaatagATAAGATTGATGTAAAAAATTGCTTTGTGCAAGCGCACGGTTCATTGCAGGGTAAACCGTTGGCCGGCCTTGGTGGCCCATTACCTCATATCTTAGGTATTAGTatctcacgggcaatgaaaaggttccgcCAAGAAAAACgtcaaattactcctaaacggaaaagccTTGCTTAATGACGCCATTTGCatcattaaagtacatttaacagagcatcaggatattaccaactaaaaacggtaatattttgttcatattttttattaaatgtttgaaaaattggggacgtttggtgtcggcattttgtgagtggaactttttcattgcccgtgagtgtattatatatatatactttaGCATGAAAAACTTTGAGGCAACGCGGAGTTCGCGAAAAACCAC
The DNA window shown above is from Plutella xylostella chromosome 30, ilPluXylo3.1, whole genome shotgun sequence and carries:
- the LOC125491047 gene encoding uncharacterized protein LOC125491047 produces the protein MAKNTWGCPVESIVVIVPEDVPTALVGIYGFAPKIVKGNDGRVGFGFRLGNHADFQVLYEFGPQTSTRPLEPIRVRSTWSRQRARRRPFIDFLLRTGLLKEVTYKFSVLRNDDDDDVALDEPR